The proteins below are encoded in one region of Nitrospira lenta:
- a CDS encoding SurA N-terminal domain-containing protein, whose amino-acid sequence MIKTMRDASHNHPWLLNSIMGILAIAFVITMGWWGFGDQPGNTVATVGDLAVTRDEFRRAYENMYRFYKEKVPGEFKDETIKQFVIEQLVDNRLWLMAAKDMGITVSDGDLREMIVQVPEFQKNGAFDPELYQRLLAANHLTPKVFEEAQAKEILGNKARMFVRDAIALTPSEISEGQALMTRQPDADPTKATAAKDRVLQDMLFQKQQRALVAFQESLKGKIPVKVHRELL is encoded by the coding sequence ATGATCAAGACAATGCGGGACGCATCGCACAACCACCCCTGGCTGTTAAACTCAATCATGGGCATCCTGGCCATTGCCTTTGTGATTACCATGGGCTGGTGGGGATTCGGAGACCAACCGGGAAACACCGTCGCCACTGTCGGCGATTTGGCCGTCACGCGCGATGAGTTCCGGCGCGCCTACGAAAACATGTACCGCTTCTACAAAGAAAAAGTGCCGGGAGAGTTCAAGGATGAAACGATCAAGCAATTTGTGATCGAACAACTCGTCGACAACCGTCTCTGGCTGATGGCCGCGAAAGATATGGGCATCACCGTCTCCGACGGAGACCTGCGCGAAATGATCGTGCAAGTCCCTGAGTTTCAGAAAAACGGGGCCTTCGATCCGGAGCTCTATCAACGGCTCCTGGCCGCGAATCATCTCACCCCGAAAGTCTTTGAAGAGGCGCAAGCCAAGGAAATTCTCGGCAATAAAGCGAGAATGTTTGTCCGGGACGCCATCGCCTTAACACCGTCGGAGATCTCCGAGGGACAGGCCCTGATGACCCGGCAGCCTGATGCCGATCCCACGAAAGCCACCGCGGCAAAGGATCGTGTCCTGCAAGATATGCTCTTCCAGAAACAACAACGCGCGTTAGTGGCGTTTCAGGAATCACTCAAAGGGAAAATCCCCGTCAAGGTTCATCGGGAACTACTGTAA
- a CDS encoding cupin domain-containing protein translates to MLKRTLLECPEFLAGDHTALRELLHPAKQPVQLGYSLAHGRLAPGRRSKWHKLTSSEVYYFIGRQGRFSIGSETELVEGGSIVYVPPGENQSLENIGMTDIEFLCLVDPAWRIEDEQVTE, encoded by the coding sequence ATGCTCAAGCGCACTCTCTTGGAATGCCCGGAATTTCTTGCCGGAGACCATACGGCTCTTCGCGAACTGTTGCATCCGGCCAAACAGCCGGTGCAGCTGGGCTATAGTCTTGCGCATGGCCGGTTGGCTCCCGGACGGCGGTCCAAGTGGCACAAGCTGACGTCGTCAGAGGTGTACTACTTTATCGGACGGCAGGGACGGTTCAGTATCGGGAGCGAGACGGAGCTCGTCGAAGGCGGATCGATTGTGTACGTGCCGCCTGGAGAGAATCAGTCGCTCGAAAACATCGGTATGACGGACATTGAATTTTTGTGTCTGGTTGATCCGGCCTGGCGAATTGAAGATGAGCAGGTCACGGAGTAG
- a CDS encoding rod shape-determining protein — MGFTGDVFGWFSNDLAIDLGTATTLVYVHGKGIVLNEPSVVAVEKKTEKVLAVGADAKKMLGRTPGNIVAVRPMKEGVIADFEMAEQMLKHFIRKAHNRSAFVRPRIIIGVPSRITQVEQRAVRDSAELAGAREVYLIEEPVAAAIGAGLPITEPSGNMVVDVGGGTTDIAVISLGGIVYSESVKVAGDRMDEAIMNYIKKKYNLLIGEHMAERVKFEIGSAYPFEERKTMMIKGRDLISGIPRTLVVDDAEIREALQEPIGTIVNAIKVALENTPPELAGDIIDRGIVLTGGGSLLKGMDTRFREETNLPIITVDDPLTSVVLGVGKILDELDLLRKVSVMSQCSSLR; from the coding sequence GTGGGGTTCACGGGAGATGTGTTCGGATGGTTTTCCAACGATCTTGCGATCGATTTGGGGACAGCGACGACACTGGTGTATGTGCATGGGAAAGGCATCGTCCTGAACGAGCCCTCGGTGGTGGCGGTGGAAAAGAAGACGGAGAAGGTCTTGGCGGTCGGCGCCGATGCGAAAAAGATGCTCGGTCGAACCCCTGGGAACATTGTCGCCGTCCGGCCGATGAAAGAGGGCGTGATTGCCGACTTCGAGATGGCCGAGCAGATGCTTAAGCATTTCATCCGCAAGGCGCACAATCGGAGCGCCTTCGTGCGGCCGCGGATCATCATCGGCGTTCCTTCACGCATCACCCAAGTGGAACAACGCGCGGTTCGTGACTCTGCCGAATTGGCGGGTGCACGCGAGGTCTATTTGATCGAAGAGCCGGTGGCGGCCGCCATTGGGGCGGGCCTTCCGATTACCGAACCGTCCGGTAACATGGTTGTCGATGTGGGCGGTGGCACGACGGACATTGCGGTGATTTCGCTCGGCGGCATCGTCTATAGCGAGTCGGTGAAAGTCGCCGGCGATCGGATGGACGAAGCGATCATGAATTACATCAAGAAGAAGTATAACTTGCTCATCGGCGAACATATGGCGGAACGGGTCAAGTTCGAAATCGGATCAGCCTATCCCTTCGAAGAGCGCAAGACGATGATGATCAAAGGACGGGATCTGATTTCCGGCATTCCCCGCACGCTGGTCGTCGACGATGCTGAAATTCGAGAGGCGTTGCAGGAACCGATCGGAACGATCGTCAATGCCATTAAGGTCGCCTTGGAAAACACTCCGCCGGAATTGGCGGGGGATATTATTGACCGCGGGATCGTGCTCACAGGTGGAGGCTCCCTGCTGAAGGGGATGGATACACGATTCCGTGAAGAGACAAATTTGCCGATCATTACGGTCGATGACCCGCTGACCTCGGTGGTGCTGGGGGTCGGGAAGATTCTGGACGAACTGGATCTTCTCCGTAAGGTGTCGGTCATGTCTCAATGCAGTAGCCTCCGGTAA
- a CDS encoding aspartate-semialdehyde dehydrogenase — translation MLKKKSAYTIAILGATGAVGKESLEILEERNFPLAGLRLFASKRSAGEVMTCQGKEWTVEELTESSSFAGVDFAFISATDSISKEYGPRLGAAGVVVIDDSGVFRMDPQVPLVVPEVNASALRSLPRGIVSIPNCTTTPLVMALKPLHDAVGVKRVVVTTFQSVSGTGAAAMDELLDQTRALMAFRDVKAEVYPYQIAFNLLPHIGSFSEGGECSEEIKIVRETRKILDAPTMRVTSTTVRVPVLRCHSESINVELEKPLTPNEARAALAAMPGVLVYDDPLKKLYPMPLDATGKDEVYVGRIREDASVTNGLNLWVVSDNLRKGAALNAVQIAESLVRG, via the coding sequence ATGCTTAAGAAAAAGTCAGCCTATACTATAGCCATTCTCGGGGCGACCGGCGCGGTCGGCAAAGAGAGTCTGGAGATTCTCGAAGAGCGGAACTTCCCGCTGGCCGGACTCCGGTTGTTCGCGTCGAAACGCTCAGCCGGTGAGGTCATGACCTGCCAGGGCAAGGAGTGGACGGTCGAAGAATTGACCGAGTCCTCTTCTTTTGCCGGCGTCGATTTCGCCTTCATCTCCGCGACGGACTCCATCAGTAAGGAGTATGGTCCCCGGTTGGGTGCGGCCGGAGTCGTGGTCATCGACGACAGCGGGGTCTTTCGGATGGATCCCCAAGTGCCGCTGGTAGTGCCGGAAGTGAATGCTTCGGCGTTGCGATCGTTGCCCCGGGGAATTGTGTCTATTCCCAATTGTACGACGACTCCTCTGGTGATGGCGCTCAAGCCGCTCCACGATGCGGTAGGGGTGAAGCGCGTGGTGGTGACGACGTTTCAATCGGTATCAGGAACCGGCGCCGCCGCGATGGACGAATTGCTGGACCAGACGAGGGCGTTGATGGCCTTTCGTGACGTGAAGGCGGAAGTCTATCCCTACCAGATTGCCTTCAATCTGTTGCCGCATATCGGTTCATTTTCAGAGGGCGGCGAGTGCTCTGAAGAGATCAAGATCGTCAGGGAAACGAGAAAGATTCTGGATGCGCCGACGATGCGGGTGACTTCCACCACTGTGCGAGTGCCGGTGTTGCGCTGTCATTCCGAGTCCATCAATGTGGAGTTGGAGAAGCCGTTGACTCCTAATGAGGCTCGTGCGGCGTTGGCGGCGATGCCGGGGGTGTTGGTCTACGATGACCCGTTGAAGAAACTCTATCCTATGCCGCTGGATGCGACGGGGAAAGACGAAGTCTATGTCGGTCGCATCCGTGAAGATGCTTCGGTGACGAACGGACTCAACCTGTGGGTCGTGTCCGACAATCTTCGAAAAGGCGCGGCTTTGAACGCCGTTCAAATTGCCGAATCCCTGGTGCGGGGCTGA
- a CDS encoding DUF2905 domain-containing protein, whose amino-acid sequence MGEWGAFGKLLIAAGCGLVVVGLLFVLSDRIPGVSGWFGGWLGKLPGDISIKREQFSFYAPLGTSLVLSIGLTLLFYLLSWLFKR is encoded by the coding sequence ATGGGCGAATGGGGCGCCTTCGGGAAGCTCTTGATTGCAGCCGGGTGCGGATTGGTCGTCGTGGGTTTGTTGTTTGTCCTGAGCGACCGGATCCCAGGCGTGAGCGGATGGTTTGGCGGTTGGCTCGGAAAACTGCCGGGCGACATTTCAATTAAGCGTGAGCAGTTCTCCTTTTACGCTCCTCTTGGCACCAGCCTGGTGCTCAGTATCGGGCTAACTCTGCTATTCTATCTTCTATCATGGCTATTCAAACGCTAG
- a CDS encoding RDD family protein has protein sequence MIGAGPVAKLIDGAVYPKAYVLNRFIAKLIDVFIVVAADEVAPPVGFLAGLVYILIADGFAGGRSIGKRLVGLQTMRLDVRETAGFRESIIRNLPFGVAQLLFAVPYVGWIGSAAVLAFESVLIVGNEQGRRLGDEVARTQVLDAEQLAVPD, from the coding sequence TTGATAGGGGCAGGGCCGGTTGCGAAGCTCATCGATGGAGCGGTCTATCCCAAAGCGTACGTGCTCAATCGGTTTATTGCGAAACTCATTGATGTATTCATTGTCGTGGCGGCCGATGAGGTTGCACCGCCGGTCGGGTTTCTGGCAGGACTGGTCTACATTCTGATTGCGGACGGGTTTGCGGGTGGGCGAAGTATCGGGAAGCGGCTGGTGGGTTTGCAGACCATGCGTCTCGATGTTCGTGAGACGGCCGGATTCCGGGAATCGATTATTCGGAACTTGCCGTTCGGAGTGGCTCAACTGCTGTTTGCCGTGCCGTATGTCGGGTGGATCGGGTCTGCGGCCGTGCTGGCCTTTGAGAGTGTCTTGATCGTAGGAAATGAGCAGGGACGGCGCCTTGGCGACGAGGTTGCGCGGACCCAGGTGTTGGACGCAGAACAGTTAGCGGTACCCGACTAA
- the leuB gene encoding 3-isopropylmalate dehydrogenase: MKAKIAVLAGDGVGREIVPEAVKVLQAIGEKYQHTFEFTSADIGGQAIDKVGVPLPQETLALAKQSDAVLLGAVGGPKWEGLEYSLRPERALLGIREALGLYANLRPAKVYPNLVDASTLKREVIEGIDILVVRELTGGIYFGKPKGIEKLPNGEERGVNTEVYTTEEIRRIGKVAFEAARKRRKKVTSVDKANVLESSELWRRVMIEVQKSYPDVELHHIYVDNAAMQLVRNPRQFDVMVCNNIFGDILSDEAAMLTGSIGMLPSASIGAKVGLFEPIHGSAPDIAGKNIANPIATIASAGMMLSYAFKLEKEAEAIEQAIVKTLDMGYRTKDIQGPDTRVVGTTEMGDAILRNLN; encoded by the coding sequence GTGAAAGCGAAGATTGCAGTCTTGGCGGGTGATGGAGTCGGGCGCGAGATCGTTCCCGAAGCGGTCAAGGTATTGCAGGCCATCGGGGAAAAGTATCAGCACACATTTGAATTCACCTCGGCCGACATCGGCGGGCAGGCGATCGACAAAGTGGGTGTGCCGCTGCCGCAAGAGACATTGGCCTTGGCCAAGCAAAGCGACGCGGTCTTGCTGGGCGCCGTCGGTGGCCCCAAATGGGAAGGGTTGGAGTATAGCCTTCGTCCCGAGCGGGCACTACTCGGTATCCGTGAAGCCTTGGGCCTCTATGCCAATTTACGTCCGGCCAAGGTGTATCCCAACCTGGTGGATGCTTCGACGTTGAAGCGAGAAGTGATTGAAGGGATCGATATTCTTGTCGTGCGTGAACTGACCGGTGGCATCTATTTCGGGAAACCGAAGGGGATTGAAAAGCTGCCGAACGGTGAAGAGCGCGGGGTGAACACGGAAGTCTATACGACCGAAGAGATTCGCCGGATCGGCAAGGTGGCCTTCGAAGCGGCGCGCAAGCGGCGGAAAAAAGTCACGTCGGTCGATAAGGCGAATGTGCTGGAGTCGTCCGAATTATGGCGCCGAGTGATGATCGAGGTGCAGAAGAGTTATCCGGACGTCGAATTGCATCATATCTATGTCGACAATGCCGCGATGCAGCTGGTCCGCAATCCGCGCCAGTTCGATGTCATGGTGTGCAACAATATTTTCGGTGACATTCTCAGCGATGAAGCGGCCATGCTGACCGGATCGATCGGCATGTTGCCGTCGGCCAGTATCGGCGCCAAGGTCGGATTGTTTGAGCCGATTCATGGCAGCGCTCCGGATATCGCAGGCAAGAACATTGCGAATCCCATCGCGACGATCGCCTCCGCGGGCATGATGTTGTCCTACGCGTTCAAACTCGAGAAGGAAGCCGAGGCGATCGAGCAGGCCATCGTCAAAACGCTCGATATGGGGTACCGCACCAAGGACATTCAGGGTCCGGACACCAGAGTCGTCGGCACGACCGAAATGGGCGATGCCATTTTACGCAATTTGAACTGA
- the queA gene encoding tRNA preQ1(34) S-adenosylmethionine ribosyltransferase-isomerase QueA — protein MNLSEFDFPFDPTLIASEPVLPRHAARLLCLDSQTGNLSNRRVADLPELLAPGDLLVVNDTKVMAARLSGRKQPTGTVVDVLFVKDCGDAVWEVMLKGHFRVGQAILFEGDASATVVQRDEHGTKIKVASSVPVVEFLRTHGCMPLPPYIKRSAQPEDHVWYQTCFADREGAIAAPTAGLHFTPELMARLRDRGVETAAVTLHVGPGTFKPVVVERIEEHQMGTEWFDVSERTVEAILKTKRAGGRVIAIGTTAVRALESAAQQAGGLQPTVGESRLFISPGFRFNVVDALMTNFHLPRTTLLMLVSALAGVDMMRKAYAEAVEQRYRFYSYGDAMLIL, from the coding sequence ATGAATCTCTCTGAGTTCGACTTTCCGTTCGATCCCACTCTGATTGCCTCCGAGCCAGTCCTGCCGCGTCATGCTGCGCGCTTGTTGTGTCTCGACTCACAGACCGGGAACTTATCGAATCGGCGCGTGGCTGACCTGCCGGAGTTGTTGGCGCCCGGAGATTTGCTGGTGGTGAACGATACGAAGGTTATGGCCGCTCGTCTGTCCGGACGTAAGCAGCCGACGGGTACGGTTGTGGACGTGTTGTTCGTCAAAGATTGTGGTGATGCGGTCTGGGAAGTCATGCTCAAAGGGCATTTTCGTGTGGGGCAGGCGATCCTGTTTGAAGGGGATGCCAGTGCGACGGTCGTGCAGCGCGATGAGCACGGGACGAAAATCAAAGTTGCGAGCTCGGTTCCGGTTGTCGAGTTCCTGCGGACTCACGGCTGTATGCCGCTTCCTCCCTATATCAAGCGCTCCGCGCAGCCGGAGGACCACGTCTGGTATCAAACCTGTTTCGCAGATCGAGAGGGGGCGATCGCGGCTCCGACGGCCGGTCTGCATTTTACGCCCGAACTCATGGCCCGATTGCGGGATCGGGGCGTTGAGACAGCAGCGGTCACGTTACATGTCGGGCCCGGGACCTTTAAGCCAGTGGTCGTCGAGCGTATCGAAGAGCATCAGATGGGAACGGAATGGTTTGACGTGAGTGAGCGGACGGTCGAGGCAATCCTCAAGACAAAACGAGCCGGTGGACGAGTGATTGCGATTGGGACCACCGCGGTCCGCGCGCTCGAATCAGCCGCGCAGCAGGCCGGGGGGCTTCAACCGACAGTCGGTGAGAGCCGGTTGTTTATCTCGCCCGGATTTCGCTTCAACGTGGTCGATGCGCTCATGACAAATTTTCATCTGCCCCGGACGACGCTTCTGATGCTGGTCTCTGCGCTCGCCGGAGTGGACATGATGCGGAAAGCCTACGCCGAAGCAGTGGAGCAGCGCTACCGCTTTTATAGCTATGGCGATGCGATGCTGATCCTCTGA
- the mreC gene encoding rod shape-determining protein MreC, translating to MRMANFRSSYGARRLALGVLLSVLLGFFLLPHQLQALFQEIGGPVGWVLSWPIRLVASVEGGIGETWSHYVALQDVDEENRQLRKELELLQGQNSQLREAASATDRLTALLEFKAQALPTMIAAQVIGRDTGNWYRTILLNKGSTDGIQADMGVVTSAGVVGRVVKTTMATAVVLLVSDPNNAIAGLIQRTRDEGIVEGTTPGLARLKYIPLLSNVRAGDRVVTSGLVGGFPRGLAIGTITTIGKEEGALFQSAELRPEVDVNRVEEVLVIQSPYIPGEDGKSDALLPKAKP from the coding sequence ATGCGGATGGCCAACTTTCGTTCATCATACGGCGCCCGGCGTCTTGCCCTCGGGGTGTTGCTCTCCGTGCTTCTCGGGTTTTTCCTGCTGCCGCACCAGCTTCAGGCGCTCTTCCAGGAAATCGGCGGTCCGGTCGGGTGGGTGCTCAGCTGGCCGATCCGTCTCGTCGCCTCGGTGGAAGGCGGGATCGGAGAGACCTGGAGCCATTACGTGGCCCTGCAGGACGTAGACGAAGAGAATCGGCAACTGCGCAAAGAGCTCGAGCTGTTGCAGGGGCAAAATAGTCAACTGCGCGAGGCCGCATCGGCGACGGACCGGTTGACGGCGTTGCTTGAGTTCAAGGCGCAAGCTCTCCCGACGATGATTGCGGCGCAGGTCATCGGCCGGGATACGGGCAATTGGTATCGAACCATTCTCCTGAACAAGGGAAGCACCGACGGCATCCAGGCAGACATGGGTGTGGTCACGTCCGCCGGCGTCGTCGGACGAGTAGTGAAGACGACGATGGCGACCGCGGTTGTGCTCTTGGTGTCCGATCCCAACAATGCCATTGCCGGGCTGATTCAGCGGACGCGAGATGAAGGCATTGTCGAAGGAACGACCCCCGGTCTGGCTCGGCTCAAGTATATTCCGCTGCTCTCGAATGTTCGCGCCGGTGATCGCGTGGTGACCTCCGGACTCGTCGGGGGCTTTCCCCGCGGACTTGCCATCGGCACTATCACCACGATCGGCAAAGAGGAAGGCGCGTTGTTCCAATCCGCTGAATTGCGCCCTGAAGTTGATGTGAATCGAGTCGAAGAAGTTTTGGTTATTCAGTCTCCCTATATACCCGGCGAGGACGGAAAGAGCGATGCGCTTCTTCCGAAAGCCAAACCGTGA
- the mrdA gene encoding penicillin-binding protein 2, which yields MATSSTHESELGELQRRLMLLRVGLLLVVGLLAVRLWHLQIREGPYYRDLSENNRTRSVLLEPARGLIYDRHGVLLANNVPSFSLYVTLEDVKDREGLIQNLADLLGLDPAMIRKKLAVRGSKMLPKKVKDRLTLRDATVIESHRLDLPGVMIQVESQRNYPGGMAAAHLLGYVGEISPEQLEKPEFADLHQGSVVGQYGVEKSFDRHVRGQAGQKSVEVDALGHEKRTVLVDKPLAGNDLYLTIDIKLQKVAEDLLGDESGAIVALDPTSGDVLAMASRPGFDPNIMSRELTPKQWVEIVQDERRPLNNRASQGQYPPGSTFKVPMAVAALESNTMSPSSSVLCTGGYQFGKRIYHDWKATGHGYVDLHKALIQSCDVYFYTIGQRMGIDTMSEYAKDFGLGRETGIELPSERVGSIPSTAWKLKVKKEAWLPGETISAAIGQGYVTVTPLQMASMIGTVANDGVSYRPRLVQAIMDRTTGNLQEMPAVARGKAHAKPETFRIIKEALAAVVTEGTATRAKSSIVTIGGKTGTAQVAALGKEKRAEKDIPKKFRDHAWFVAFAPVEAPKIAVAVLAEHMGHGGSAAAPLAKEVIETYMKLSAQEPAVVPPAQ from the coding sequence GTGGCGACCAGTAGTACCCATGAGTCTGAACTCGGAGAGTTACAGCGGCGGCTCATGCTGCTGCGTGTGGGACTGCTCCTGGTCGTCGGGCTCCTGGCGGTCCGGTTGTGGCATTTGCAGATTCGTGAAGGCCCATACTACCGCGACCTCTCGGAGAATAATCGTACCCGCTCGGTGCTGCTGGAGCCGGCCAGGGGGCTGATCTACGATCGCCACGGGGTTTTACTCGCGAATAACGTGCCGAGCTTTAGCCTCTACGTAACGTTGGAAGACGTCAAGGATCGGGAGGGGTTGATTCAGAATCTGGCGGACTTGCTGGGACTCGATCCGGCCATGATCCGGAAAAAACTGGCGGTGCGGGGCAGTAAGATGCTGCCGAAAAAAGTAAAAGACCGGTTGACCTTGCGCGATGCCACCGTAATCGAATCCCACCGGCTTGATCTTCCGGGTGTCATGATTCAGGTGGAGTCGCAGCGGAACTATCCCGGCGGTATGGCCGCCGCGCATCTCCTTGGGTACGTCGGAGAAATTTCTCCTGAGCAATTGGAGAAGCCGGAATTCGCGGATCTCCATCAGGGCAGCGTGGTCGGGCAATATGGAGTGGAGAAGTCGTTTGATCGTCACGTGCGCGGCCAGGCCGGACAAAAAAGCGTCGAAGTGGATGCCTTAGGCCACGAGAAGCGGACGGTGTTGGTGGATAAGCCGCTCGCCGGAAACGATCTCTATCTCACGATTGATATTAAGCTACAAAAGGTGGCGGAGGATTTATTGGGGGACGAATCCGGTGCGATTGTCGCCCTGGATCCTACGAGCGGCGACGTCCTGGCTATGGCGAGCCGGCCGGGATTCGATCCGAATATTATGTCGCGCGAGCTCACGCCGAAGCAGTGGGTGGAGATCGTCCAGGATGAGAGACGCCCGCTCAACAATCGTGCGTCGCAAGGACAGTATCCTCCCGGGTCCACCTTCAAAGTGCCGATGGCCGTCGCGGCCCTGGAATCCAATACCATGTCGCCGTCGAGTTCCGTGCTCTGCACGGGCGGGTACCAATTCGGCAAGCGTATTTATCACGATTGGAAAGCGACCGGTCATGGGTATGTCGACCTTCACAAGGCGCTTATCCAGTCTTGCGACGTGTACTTTTACACCATCGGGCAGCGGATGGGGATCGATACGATGTCGGAGTATGCCAAGGACTTCGGCCTCGGTCGTGAGACCGGCATTGAATTGCCTTCCGAGCGAGTGGGGTCGATTCCTTCCACGGCTTGGAAACTGAAGGTGAAGAAAGAAGCCTGGCTGCCAGGTGAAACGATTTCTGCCGCGATCGGACAGGGGTATGTCACGGTGACGCCCTTGCAGATGGCCAGCATGATCGGCACGGTGGCCAACGATGGCGTGAGCTATCGTCCGCGTCTGGTGCAGGCGATTATGGATCGCACGACTGGAAATTTACAGGAGATGCCGGCGGTTGCGCGGGGGAAGGCGCATGCCAAACCGGAGACGTTTCGGATCATCAAAGAAGCATTGGCCGCGGTGGTGACGGAAGGGACGGCGACTCGCGCAAAATCTTCGATCGTGACGATCGGGGGGAAAACCGGGACGGCGCAAGTCGCGGCGCTGGGAAAAGAGAAGAGGGCGGAGAAAGACATTCCCAAAAAGTTTCGTGATCATGCGTGGTTCGTGGCGTTTGCGCCGGTCGAGGCTCCGAAGATTGCCGTGGCGGTGTTGGCCGAGCATATGGGACACGGTGGGTCGGCGGCGGCGCCGCTGGCCAAAGAAGTGATTGAGACCTATATGAAGCTGAGTGCGCAGGAGCCGGCGGTTGTCCCGCCAGCGCAGTGA
- a CDS encoding SpoIID/LytB domain-containing protein, producing MAIQTLGYVRRLAVLWVLFGGIVALSAPVQAAESIRVLMASEVHRLDVRAESVVWLTDGQSRSQSYNTVVHIELRGAALLVNGTRVAGEQLTLRAGEHDLKLWLPRVSSGSHGAALQPGDERGALHVSGMVHIVRRGKGLLVINQVDLEEYVKGVVPAEVNSTWHREMLKVQAVAARTYALYQHMLSASRDYDVASSIQDQVYRGRQGVDARVQEAVESTRGLVVTHDGAPIYAAFSSTAAGITEDAMVVWSKDLPYLKGVECPFDVESPYYQWKASFRVATLERNLRQQGFSVGTIATMTPVGFSRAGRVSKLRILHSKGELILRGEELRKAIGYTVVPSTQFTIESMGQDIVLAGYGAGHAVGLCQWGAKELAELGYSFSSILRYYYPGTELQNVALTKMPPMPTS from the coding sequence ATGGCTATTCAAACGCTAGGATATGTTCGACGGCTGGCGGTCCTCTGGGTTCTATTCGGGGGTATCGTTGCCCTCAGCGCGCCGGTTCAGGCGGCCGAGTCCATTCGCGTCTTAATGGCATCCGAGGTCCATCGACTCGATGTGCGCGCGGAGAGCGTGGTGTGGCTCACCGATGGGCAGAGCCGGTCGCAATCTTACAATACGGTTGTGCATATCGAGTTGCGCGGAGCGGCGCTCTTGGTCAACGGGACGCGAGTGGCGGGGGAGCAGCTCACGCTGCGCGCGGGCGAGCATGATCTCAAGCTCTGGTTGCCCCGGGTATCCAGCGGAAGCCACGGTGCGGCGTTGCAGCCTGGCGATGAGCGGGGTGCGCTGCATGTGAGTGGGATGGTGCATATCGTTCGACGTGGGAAAGGCCTGCTTGTGATCAACCAGGTCGATCTTGAGGAGTATGTCAAAGGGGTGGTGCCGGCTGAAGTGAATTCGACTTGGCACCGTGAAATGCTCAAAGTGCAGGCCGTCGCGGCCAGGACCTATGCGCTCTATCAGCATATGCTGAGTGCGTCGCGTGACTATGATGTGGCGTCAAGCATCCAAGATCAGGTCTATCGCGGGCGGCAGGGGGTGGACGCGCGTGTGCAGGAAGCGGTGGAATCCACTCGTGGTCTCGTGGTGACTCATGATGGTGCGCCGATCTACGCCGCGTTTTCTTCGACTGCGGCAGGGATTACCGAGGATGCGATGGTGGTGTGGTCGAAGGATCTGCCGTATCTGAAAGGCGTGGAATGTCCCTTCGACGTGGAGTCTCCGTATTATCAGTGGAAGGCGTCTTTCAGAGTGGCGACACTGGAGCGGAATCTTCGGCAGCAGGGCTTCTCGGTAGGGACGATCGCCACCATGACGCCGGTGGGATTCAGTCGCGCCGGACGTGTGTCTAAGTTACGTATTCTGCACTCCAAGGGCGAGCTTATCTTGCGCGGTGAGGAGCTGCGCAAGGCGATCGGGTACACCGTTGTGCCGAGCACGCAGTTCACAATCGAGTCTATGGGCCAGGACATCGTGTTGGCCGGATACGGCGCCGGTCATGCCGTGGGGCTTTGTCAGTGGGGAGCGAAGGAGCTGGCCGAGCTCGGGTATTCCTTCTCCTCTATCCTGCGGTACTACTATCCCGGTACGGAGTTGCAGAATGTGGCGTTGACGAAAATGCCGCCGATGCCTACGTCCTAG